A genomic region of Bradysia coprophila strain Holo2 unplaced genomic scaffold, BU_Bcop_v1 contig_333, whole genome shotgun sequence contains the following coding sequences:
- the LOC119079747 gene encoding uncharacterized protein LOC119079747 isoform X1, producing the protein MRCNWLVVVTALVIQGSLPGTTSATSVKIPRSEQLLCQQIKCAPATCCKYGVVKQTLQNGFPRCERCRELSECPMVKCAAPTDCKFGVVKDTFENGCPGCERCRELSECPMVKCAAATDCKFGVVKDTLENGCPGCERCREFWECPQLNCLAVACEYGTVPTYFDNGCPGCGRCRELSECPMVKCAAATDCKFGVVKDTFENGCPGCERCRELSECPMVKCAAATDCKFGVVKDTLENGCPGCERCREFWECPQLNCLAVACEYGTVPTYFDNGCPGCGRCRELSECPMVKCAAATDCKFGVVKDTFENGCPGCERCRELSECPMVKCAAATDCKFGVVKDTLENGCPGCERCREFWECPQLNCLAVACEYGKVPTYFDNGCPGCGRCRELSECPMVKCAAATDCKFGVVKDTFENGCPGCERCRELSECPMVKCAAATDCKFGVVKDTLENGCPGCERCREFWECPQLNCLAVACEYGKVPTYFDNGCPRCGRCRELSECPMVKCAAATDCKFGVVKDTLENGCPGCERCRKLSECPQLDCLACEYGSIPKYLDNGCPGCGKCKELSECQS; encoded by the coding sequence GGTTCTCTTCCTGGTACAACTTCTGCTACTTCAGTTAAAATACCACGCAGTGAACAATTACTATGTCAACAGATAAAATGTGCACCAGCGACCTGTTGTAAATACGGAGTTGTGAAACAAACTTTGCAGAATGGATTCCCACGATGCGAACGATGCAGAGAATTATCCGAATGTCCAATGGTCAAATGTGCAGCACCAACTGATTGCAAGTTTGGAGTTGTAAAAGACACCTTCGAAAATGGATGTCCGGGATGTGAAAGATGCAGAGAACTATCCGAATGTCCAATGGTCAAATGTGCAGCAGCGACTGATTGCAAGTTTGGAGTTGTGAAAGACACCTTAGAAAATGGATGTCCGGGGTGTGAAAGATGCAGAGAATTTTGGGAATGTCCACAGTTAAACTGTTTGGCAGTTGCTTGTGAATATGGAACAGTTCCAACATATTTCGACAATGGATGTCCCGGATGTGGAAGATGTAGAGAGTTGTCTGAATGTCCAATGGTCAAGTGTGCAGCAGCGACTGATTGCAAGTTTGGAGTTGTGAAAGACACCTTCGAAAATGGATGTCCGGGATGTGAAAGATGCAGAGAACTATCCGAATGTCCAATGGTCAAATGTGCAGCAGCGACTGATTGCAAGTTTGGAGTTGTGAAAGACACCTTAGAAAATGGATGTCCGGGGTGTGAAAGATGCAGAGAATTTTGGGAATGTCCACAGTTAAACTGTTTGGCAGTTGCTTGTGAATATGGAACAGTTCCAACATATTTCGACAATGGATGTCCCGGATGTGGAAGATGTAGAGAGTTGTCTGAATGTCCAATGGTCAAGTGTGCAGCAGCGACTGATTGCAAGTTTGGAGTTGTGAAAGACACCTTCGAAAATGGATGTCCGGGATGTGAAAGATGCAGAGAACTATCCGAATGTCCAATGGTCAAATGTGCAGCAGCGACTGATTGCAAGTTTGGAGTTGTGAAAGACACCTTAGAAAATGGATGCCCGGGGTGTGAAAGATGCAGAGAATTTTGGGAATGTCCACAGTTAAACTGTTTGGCAGTTGCTTGTGAATACGGAAAAGTTCCAACATATTTCGACAATGGATGTCCCGGATGTGGAAGATGCAGAGAATTATCCGAATGTCCAATGGTCAAGTGTGCAGCAGCGACTGATTGCAAGTTTGGAGTTGTGAAAGACACCTTCGAAAATGGATGTCCGGGATGTGAAAGATGCAGAGAACTATCCGAATGTCCAATGGTCAAATGTGCAGCAGCGACTGATTGCAAGTTTGGAGTTGTGAAAGACACCTTAGAAAATGGATGCCCGGGGTGTGAAAGATGCAGAGAATTTTGGGAATGTCCACAGTTAAACTGTTTGGCAGTTGCTTGTGAATACGGAAAAGTTCCAACATATTTCGACAATGGATGTCCCAGATGTGGAAGATGTAGAGAGTTGTCTGAATGTCCAATGGTCAAGTGTGCAGCAGCGACTGATTGCAAGTTTGGAGTTGTAAAAGACACCTTAGAAAATGGATGTCCGGGGTGTGAAAGATGCAGAAAATTATCCGAATGTCCGCAATTAGACTGTTTAGCTTGTGAATATGGAAGTATTCCAAAATACTTAGACAACGGTTGTCCTGGATGTGGTAAGTGCAAGGAGTTATCTGAATGTCAGAGTTAA
- the LOC119079747 gene encoding uncharacterized protein DDB_G0274171-like isoform X2 produces MRCNWLVVVTALVIQGSLPGTTSATSVKIPRSEQLLCQQIKCAPATCCKYGVVKQTLQNGFPRCERCRELSECPMVKCAAPTDCKFGVVKDTFENGCPGCERCRELSECPMVKCAAATDCKFGVVKDTLENGCPGCERCREFWECPQLNCLAVACEYGTVPTYFDNGCPGCGRCRELSECPMVKCAAATDCKFGVVKDTFENGCPGCERCRELSECPMVKCAAATDCKFGVVKDTLENGCPGCERCREFWECPQLNCLAVACEYGTVPTYFDNGCPGCGRCRELSECPMVKCAAATDCKFGVVKDTFENGCPGCERCRELSECPMVKCAAATDCKFGVVKDTLENGCPGCERCREFWECPQLNCLAVACEYGKVPTYFDNGCPGCGRCRELSECPMVKCAAATDCKFGVVKDTFENGCPGCERCRELSECPMVKCAAATDCKFGVVKDTLENGCPGCERCREFWECPQLNCLAVACEYGKVPTYLDNGCPGCGKCKELSECQS; encoded by the exons GGTTCTCTTCCTGGTACAACTTCTGCTACTTCAGTTAAAATACCACGCAGTGAACAATTACTATGTCAACAGATAAAATGTGCACCAGCGACCTGTTGTAAATACGGAGTTGTGAAACAAACTTTGCAGAATGGATTCCCACGATGCGAACGATGCAGAGAATTATCCGAATGTCCAATGGTCAAATGTGCAGCACCAACTGATTGCAAGTTTGGAGTTGTAAAAGACACCTTCGAAAATGGATGTCCGGGATGTGAAAGATGCAGAGAACTATCCGAATGTCCAATGGTCAAATGTGCAGCAGCGACTGATTGCAAGTTTGGAGTTGTGAAAGACACCTTAGAAAATGGATGTCCGGGGTGTGAAAGATGCAGAGAATTTTGGGAATGTCCACAGTTAAACTGTTTGGCAGTTGCTTGTGAATATGGAACAGTTCCAACATATTTCGACAATGGATGTCCCGGATGTGGAAGATGTAGAGAGTTGTCTGAATGTCCAATGGTCAAGTGTGCAGCAGCGACTGATTGCAAGTTTGGAGTTGTGAAAGACACCTTCGAAAATGGATGTCCGGGATGTGAAAGATGCAGAGAACTATCCGAATGTCCAATGGTCAAATGTGCAGCAGCGACTGATTGCAAGTTTGGAGTTGTGAAAGACACCTTAGAAAATGGATGTCCGGGGTGTGAAAGATGCAGAGAATTTTGGGAATGTCCACAGTTAAACTGTTTGGCAGTTGCTTGTGAATATGGAACAGTTCCAACATATTTCGACAATGGATGTCCCGGATGTGGAAGATGTAGAGAGTTGTCTGAATGTCCAATGGTCAAGTGTGCAGCAGCGACTGATTGCAAGTTTGGAGTTGTGAAAGACACCTTCGAAAATGGATGTCCGGGATGTGAAAGATGCAGAGAACTATCCGAATGTCCAATGGTCAAATGTGCAGCAGCGACTGATTGCAAGTTTGGAGTTGTGAAAGACACCTTAGAAAATGGATGCCCGGGGTGTGAAAGATGCAGAGAATTTTGGGAATGTCCACAGTTAAACTGTTTGGCAGTTGCTTGTGAATACGGAAAAGTTCCAACATATTTCGACAATGGATGTCCCGGATGTGGAAGATGCAGAGAATTATCCGAATGTCCAATGGTCAAGTGTGCAGCAGCGACTGATTGCAAGTTTGGAGTTGTGAAAGACACCTTCGAAAATGGATGTCCGGGATGTGAAAGATGCAGAGAACTATCCGAATGTCCAATGGTCAAATGTGCAGCAGCGACTGATTGCAAGTTTGGAGTTGTGAAAGACACCTTAGAAAATGGATGCCCGGGGTGTGAAAGATGCAGAGAATTTTGGGAATGTCCACAGTTAAACTGTTTGGCAGTTGCTTGTGAATACGGAAAAGTTCCAAC ATACTTAGACAACGGTTGTCCTGGATGTGGTAAGTGCAAGGAGTTATCTGAATGTCAGAGTTAA